The nucleotide window CCTATATTTTTCATAGAAATTTAAAATTATAGTTATAAACATTATCTCAATTCCTTGAGCGAATAAACCATGTATTCCTTTTAAAGCTATATCTTGAGTATTTTTAAATGCACCAAATGGCATAAGTATTATAGCTGTTGCTGTTACAATAAAAAATTTAACAAAACTTACTGTAATTTCTATTCCTATAAATAAAGCTCCAATAGCAAGGAAAAAAGTAAAAATTAATACCGCAGTAGGTACACTTTCTATAGATACTATTGGTATTGCGTCTAAACCTACAGTAGATCCAGATATTAATAATATTCCTTTTATAAACTCTGAAAGATCATTAAATACTACACCAGGAGAAACTTTCAATTCTGTTGAAGGAATACCCAAAGTAGCTAAATTCCCAAGTTGAATAAAACCTTTTAAAAGAATATCTACAATATTAGAAAAATCTTTAATTAAATAAATGAAAAATCCATAAATAAAAATTTTTCTTATCAATTTAATAAAAACATTTAAGCCTTCTTCTTCAATAAATAAAAATGTTAAAGTTATATCTATCATAATCATATAATAAATCATACGAATTGAAGTATCAGTTAAGTTTTTAACCATTGTAATATTGACATTCTGAAATTCTTTTATAATTGCTGTAAAATCCATATTCCACCTCTATAAAGAAGTAATACTGTTAGTATTACAAAGTAAGTTTTTAAAAATAAATAATTAGTAGTTATTTTTAAATTTTTTAATATAATTTCAATTAAAATAATAACAATTCCTACAATTAGAAAATCAAAAGAAAAATTAAAGATCGTTATTTTAGTATCTAAAAATCCTAATAATATAAGAAAAAAGTAAATAGTATATTTTTTTTTGTTTTCTAAAGATTTTAAGATTTTTGTTTTATCTAAAAAATAAAAAATATAAATAATTACTAATATTTGTAGTATAATCATAACTTAATACTCTTTCCTGTTAGAGTTTTTAATTCTTGTAGTTTTATATTTTCTTTTTCTTCCTGTCTACTACTAATTTCTTCCAACTTTTGTTTTGAACTTTCTACCTCTTGAGATTCTGTATTTTTTGCCATAGCTTGAGCTTTATTTGATGTTTCAACTAATATACCTAATTGGTTTATATCTGATGAAATTTTCCCTAATAAACTGTTTGTTACTTGTAACGCTTCGACTATTCCTGTACTCGATTTCGACGCATTTAAAAGTGTTTGTAAATTCTGTTGATCTGCTCCAACTTTGGCAGCAAATCCTTTTTGTGTCATTACATCATATAATGCTGTATTTGATTCTTGCCTTGCTTGTCTTATATTTTGATCCATTTTTTCCATATATTCTTTAGTTATACCTATTTTTTCAAATTCTTGTGGTTTCTCTTTAAATAATTCCATATATCTATCTGATACTTTTTGAGTATCAAACATAGCTGATTTATAAGAATCAAGCATATATCCAAGCTCTCTGTAATAATCCTCTATATAAACTATATTTCCTTGAGAAATTTGAGTAGATAAATTTTTTAACATTGCATATTGATTTTCAATTTGTCTTACTTGATTTTCAATCTGATTTATTAAACTAAGACCTTGTTGTATTTGTTCTGTTCCCATTAATTGTTGTTGAGTATATATTTTAGTTACTACTTTAAGTATTTCTGTTATTCCTTTAATACTGATACTTTTAGCAAATAGTGTTGTTGATAATAATATAGTTGCAATCCCTATTAATAATTTCTTTATTTTCATATTCCTCCCTTTTCTATGTTTCACGTGTGAAACATAGAACTATATTTTTAAAAACTCTTGAGTAAATTCATCTGGAGAGTTAGTATGTCTTTTTATTTCATCTGCTTTTGCTAATTCTTCTGCTCTTGAACTGGCAACAAGTTTTAAAGTATTTTTTCCTAGAGCTAGAGAAAACTTCCTAGCAAATCCTGTTGATGTTTTTATAAAATAATCTTTTTTTTCTGTTGCATTAGCTATCAAATTTATTTCTTCTTCATTTAAAGCAAATTTTTTATAAGTTTCTATGTAAGTTTCAGTTTTTGCATTAGGGTTAGCTAAAAATATTTTAGTTTTACAAGCGTCATTTACTGCTGTAAATAATGGAGAATTTAATATATCCCCTAATTCTTGAGTTGCAAATACAACACTTGTATTTTTTCTTCTTAAAACCTTTAGCCATTCCCTTATTTTATCTGCAAATACTGGGTTATCAAAAAACGCCCAACACTCATCAAGTACCAATAATGTAGGATCTCCATTTAGTTGTATTTCTATTTTATGGAATAAGTACATTAAAAGAGGAACAAGAGCTTTTTTATTATTTAATATTTGATTCATTTCAAATACATTCCAGTTTGAATTTTGGAGTTCTTCATTATTAGAATCAAAATATTTTCCTAGTGGACCAGTTATTAAATATGGACTTAATGCTTCTTTTAATTCTGGATCTGCTAGATATGTTGAAAATGTTGTTAAAGTCCTATATTCTACAGGCGAATCAGAAACAAGCTCTAATGCTTCCCATACTTTCTCTTTTTGACTCGGAGTCAGAACTTTATTTTCTGCACTGAATATATCTAATATCCAGTCAAATGCCCATTCAAGCTCTATATTTCTTCTTATTTTTTCTTTTTCTTCTTCTTCCTCTGATAGTATTTCATCATTTAATTTACCTAGTCCTTTGAATGGTTGAAATGAGATATTATCTATTCCTAAATCATAGAATATTCCTCCATTAGCGTATGTAGCTACTTTTGACGACGCCCCCTTATCAAATATGAATACTCTTGCTTTTTCATATTTCATAAATTGAGTATATAACATAGCTAAAAATACTGATTTTCCGCTTCCAGTAGGCCCTACTACTGCTGTATGTCCAACATCATTTACATGTAAATTTAGTAAAAATGGATTTGTATTATCTGTTTCAGTAAAAATTAATGCAGGAGCTTTTAAATGTTTATTAATATATTCCCCATTCCATATTGATGTGATAGGGAATAAATGAATAAATTGTAAAGTATTTAATACTGGCTCTCTTTGATTTGAAAATATATTACCTGGTAAACTTCCAAACCAAGCTTCTTTACAATTAACTGTTTCATTTATTATTATAAAACCTTTATTTTCTAATACTTTTTCTAAATATTCTACTTTTTTATCTAATTCTGTTTTATTTTTTGAAGATAAAAAGATAGTAGAGTTATATAAACCTTGTGTTAAATAATCTCCTTGAGTTAAAGTTATTTGCGATTCTATTTCATTAGCCCTTCTAACTGCGTCAAGATTGATCTTTCCACTTTCTGGATCTCTACCAGATAATTCATTAAATACCCTTGTAAAAAAGCTCAATTTCCCTTGTAATGTACTTTTGTAAGCTTTTTCCATTTTCTTTAAAGCTTGTTGTTTACTTAAAAAGATAAATCTAGTAACCCATCTGTATTCAAAAGGCAAATTATTGAGTTCATCTAATAAGCAAGGCTCTGTAAAATTAGGCAGTCCTATTATTGAAATAGCTTTTATATAAGTCTTTCCTAATTTTAGATCTTCCAAATTTCTAAGAAGTGGAGTATCACATAAATAGTTAGCTAAAGCGAATGGAACTACTGGCATATTTACTTTCGTTTCTTTTTCACTTACACAAGAATGTAAGTAAGTTAGCGTTTCTTCTGGTGTAAGCTCTCTTGCTTCTAAAAAAATCTCTTTAAAAAGGTTAAAAAATCTATTGAATGATTTAATAAAATCCTCTAATGAAGTATCTGAGATAATTTCTTCCAATTTCTTTTCTATAAAAAATTCAGACATTTTATTTTCTATATCTCTTGGTACTAAATAAGTTAAAGTTACATAATATTCATTGATATAATATTCTGCATTTTGACCTATAAAATGTTCTTTTCTTTCTTCTTCAATAATTCTTCCTGCTAAAGTTTTAAAGTTAGATTCTATATATTTATCAGCTTTTTTTCTTCTGACTTCTACATGAATAGTCCAGTTTTCCTCAATTCTTTTCATTAAGTTATTTGATCTTTCTACCAGATTTTTTATTTGCTCCTCTGTATAAGAAATTAAATCAA belongs to Fusobacterium necrogenes and includes:
- a CDS encoding type IV secretion system protein, whose amino-acid sequence is MDFTAIIKEFQNVNITMVKNLTDTSIRMIYYMIMIDITLTFLFIEEEGLNVFIKLIRKIFIYGFFIYLIKDFSNIVDILLKGFIQLGNLATLGIPSTELKVSPGVVFNDLSEFIKGILLISGSTVGLDAIPIVSIESVPTAVLIFTFFLAIGALFIGIEITVSFVKFFIVTATAIILMPFGAFKNTQDIALKGIHGLFAQGIEIMFITIILNFYEKYRNNIFFPTDSIGEIELFTVIYSLAIMILFVFMMTKIPTFVSTLLSGSISSLGITNTRTAQSLAGQAAMGVKNMGNTSSNTFNAYANNTGGTNTLDYKK
- a CDS encoding VirB4 family type IV secretion/conjugal transfer ATPase, with amino-acid sequence MISEFKKRAKVSDEVSWLVLKENGIVLNKNGSYQKTFKYRGFDLISYTEEQIKNLVERSNNLMKRIEENWTIHVEVRRKKADKYIESNFKTLAGRIIEEERKEHFIGQNAEYYINEYYVTLTYLVPRDIENKMSEFFIEKKLEEIISDTSLEDFIKSFNRFFNLFKEIFLEARELTPEETLTYLHSCVSEKETKVNMPVVPFALANYLCDTPLLRNLEDLKLGKTYIKAISIIGLPNFTEPCLLDELNNLPFEYRWVTRFIFLSKQQALKKMEKAYKSTLQGKLSFFTRVFNELSGRDPESGKINLDAVRRANEIESQITLTQGDYLTQGLYNSTIFLSSKNKTELDKKVEYLEKVLENKGFIIINETVNCKEAWFGSLPGNIFSNQREPVLNTLQFIHLFPITSIWNGEYINKHLKAPALIFTETDNTNPFLLNLHVNDVGHTAVVGPTGSGKSVFLAMLYTQFMKYEKARVFIFDKGASSKVATYANGGIFYDLGIDNISFQPFKGLGKLNDEILSEEEEEKEKIRRNIELEWAFDWILDIFSAENKVLTPSQKEKVWEALELVSDSPVEYRTLTTFSTYLADPELKEALSPYLITGPLGKYFDSNNEELQNSNWNVFEMNQILNNKKALVPLLMYLFHKIEIQLNGDPTLLVLDECWAFFDNPVFADKIREWLKVLRRKNTSVVFATQELGDILNSPLFTAVNDACKTKIFLANPNAKTETYIETYKKFALNEEEINLIANATEKKDYFIKTSTGFARKFSLALGKNTLKLVASSRAEELAKADEIKRHTNSPDEFTQEFLKI